In Drosophila nasuta strain 15112-1781.00 chromosome 2R, ASM2355853v1, whole genome shotgun sequence, a single genomic region encodes these proteins:
- the LOC132784991 gene encoding LOW QUALITY PROTEIN: transcription factor castor (The sequence of the model RefSeq protein was modified relative to this genomic sequence to represent the inferred CDS: deleted 4 bases in 4 codons) — MANQMELMMQLYMMNLLQQQQQQQQQQQFQQQQPQQLSAFDYTQKEDISSSTCLQQQPQYEQSYEQQYVQQQQQPQQQYLRTLKRTNSQNTNCSSSRSCSPNSNFNALSTQQQYEQQATTTLITPTTTPNNNFNTNVAYQLPQMLLGTLSPLAQYVLQQQQQQQLQQQHLLTTAAATTNLLLTPNTPSSTQQQMLFEPFPSSPLKTNVEPFTTNNFLQSSTVTSTPTEDAAATAAATTTAATVAASSNLSAVTVKYEQDFNDDDEDEKPLSSLNSCSSSVGLVSTNDHSASTEKLLLLSGGQQLESTSTTDSIDSPSMYTPVKQPADSSYNVVNSIDNEPTLGTPLGQSNSLLTPPASSDQPQSKSIVSLTTATSLDAFLQNEENLKHLRKVSSYLECENVLCRQETLREHFHCYDEPCQGKILSKKDDIIRHLKWHKKRKESLKLGFARFSSGDDCSASYGEGCAYNWKQTHYHCVYEHCPKVYVSTSDVQMHANFHRKDSEIVNEGFRRFRAHENCRIEDCPFFGKKISHYHCCREGCNHTFKNKADMDKHKTYHAKDYQLTQDGFKKILKTEQCPFDGCKFSTVSNHIHCVREHCNYILHSSSQMISHKRKHDRQDSEQAYQQFKCKQEDAEESNSMDATTPQSLSKPQPIVSQPVISNSSTSTPLSSLSAEHFLARKRGRPPKMIPLPADAQSEAKRVKLENVDSNPTAQLTTNVNPLRSAMFPGLLPNFSADATAPNFQLTHLMAMFQLQNPLFYQNLYPGAAAASNMLTVPQNANVLNNLAAYSAAAAAAAAGVQQPKIEFNIKPENKE, encoded by the exons ATGGCCAATCAAATGGAATTGATGATGCAGCTTTATATGATGAAcctgctgcaacagcaacaacagcagcagcaacagcaacagtttcaacaacagcaaccacaacagttGTCGGCTTTTGattacacacaa aaagaggatatcagcagcagcacttgcttgcaacagcagccacaataTGAGCAGTCATATGAGCAGCAATatgtgcagcaacaacaacagccacagcaacaatatttGAGAACGCTTAAACGAACAAATTCGCAAAACACGAACTGTAGTAGTAGCCGTAGTTGTAGTCCCAATAGTAATTTTAATGCTTTatccacacaacaacaatatgaaCAACAAGCTACAACCACACTCATAACACCAACAACCACACCtaacaacaatttcaacacAAACGTTGCCTATCAGTTGCCGCAAATGTTGCTTGGCACTCTTTCCCCTCTGGCTCAGTAtgtgctgcaacagcaacaacaacagcagctgcaacagcaacatttgctgacaacagcagcggcaacaacaaatctTCTACTAACACCTAACACTCCAAGCTCcacacaacagcaaatgcTGTTCGAGCCCTTTCCTAGCTCTCCCCTCAAAACTAACGTCGAGCCATTTACCACAAATAAC TTTTTGCAATCCTCCACAGTGACGTCGACGCCAACTGaagacgcagcagcaacagcagcagcaacaacaaccgcagcaacagtagcagctAGCAGCAATCTTTCGGCAGTCACAGTCAAATATGAGCAGGATTTcaatgatgacgatgaggatgagaaGCCGCTGTCCAGCTTGAACAGCTGCAGCTCCTCGGTCGGCTTGGTCAGCACCAATGATCACAGCGCCAGCACcgagaagctgctgctgttgtccgGCGGTCAGCAGCTGGAGAGTACGAGCACCACCGACAGCATCGACTCGCCCAGCATG TACACGCCGGTCAAGCAGCCAGCGGACTCATCTTACAATGTTGTTAACTCCATCGACAATGAGCCAACACTTGGCACGCCCCTGGGTCAAAGCAATTCGCTGCTGACGCCACCGGCTTCGAGTGATCAGCCGCAGAGCAAGAGCATTGTCAGCCTGACCACAGCCACCAGTTTGGATGCCTTTCTGCAGAACGAGGAGAATCTGAAGCATTTGCGCAAGGTCTCCTCGTATCTGGAGTGCGAGAATGTGCTGTGTCGTCAGGAGACATTGCGCGAACACTTCCATTGCTACGATGAACCGTGTCAGGGCAAGATCTTGAGC AAAAAGGATGACATCATCCGGCATCTGAAGTGGCACAAGAAACGCAAGGAGAGTCTCAAACTGGGCTTTGCACGCTTCTCCTCCGGTGATGATTGTTCAGCCTCCTATGGCGAGGGTTGTGCATACAACTGGAAGCAAACGCACTATCACTGTGTCTACGAGCACTGCCCCAAGGTCTATGTGAGCACCAGTGATGTGCAGATGCATGCGAATTTCCATCGCAAGGACTCGGAGATTGTCAATGAGGGTTTCCGTCGGTTTCGCGCTCATGAGAATTGCCGCATCGAGGATTGTCCGTTCTTTGGCAAAAAGATATCGCATTATCATTGCTGTCGCGAAGGCTGCAATCACACCTTCAAGAACAAGGCTGATATGG ACAAACACAAGACATATCATGCAAAGGACTATCAGCTGACACAGGATGGCTTCAAGAAGATCCTCAAAACGGAGCAGTGTCCCTTTGACGGATGCAAGTTCTCTACGGTCAGCAATCACATTCACTGCGTGCGCGAGCATTGCAACTACATTCTGCACTCGAGCAGCCAAATGATCAGTCACAAGCGTAAACACGATCGCCAGGACAGCGAGCAGGCGTATCAGCAGTTCAAGTGCAAGCAGGAAGATGCCGAAGAGAGCAACTCAATGGATGCTACAACGCCACAGTCGCTGTCAAAACCACAACCAATTGTCAGCCAGCCTGTGATCAGCAATAGTTCCACCTCCACACCGCTGTCTTCTCTCTCCGCCGAGCAC TTTTTGGCCCGCAAGCGCGGTCGGCCACCAAAGATGATT CCACTGCCAGCAGATGCACAGTCTGAAGCGAAGCGCGTCAAACTGGAGAACGTCGATAGCAATCCCACAGCCCAGCTCACAACGAATGTTAATCCTTTGAGATCTGCCATGTTTCCCGGTCTGTTGCCAAACTTTTCTGCCGATGCCACAGCACCCAACTTCCAGCTGACACATCTCATGGCCATGTTTCAGCTGCAAAATCCGCTCTTCTATCAGAATCTCTATCCCGGTGCTGCGGCGGCGTCCAATATGCTGACCGTGCCACAGAACGCGAACGTGCTCAACAATCTGGCAGCGTATAGtgcggcggctgctgcggcagcggcGGGCGTGCAACAGCCAAAGATTGAGTTTAACATTAAACCCGAGAACAAGGAGTAA